The following proteins are co-located in the Citrobacter freundii ATCC 8090 = MTCC 1658 = NBRC 12681 genome:
- the sufC gene encoding Fe-S cluster assembly ATPase SufC, translating to MLSIKDLQVSVEDKAILRGLSLEIRPGEVHAIMGPNGSGKSTLSATLAGRDDYEVTGGTVEFNGKDLLELSPEDRAGEGIFMAFQYPVEIPGVSNQFFLQTALNAVRTYRGEESLDRFDFQDLMEEKIALLKMPEDLLTRSVNVGFSGGEKKRNDILQMAVLEPQLCILDESDSGLDIDALKIVADGVNSLRDGQRSFIIVTHYQRILDYIKPDYVHVLYQGRIVKSGDFTLVKQLEEQGYGWLSEQQ from the coding sequence ATGTTAAGCATCAAAGATTTACAGGTCAGTGTGGAAGATAAGGCGATCCTGCGTGGGCTGAGTCTTGAAATTCGCCCCGGAGAAGTGCACGCCATTATGGGGCCAAATGGTTCCGGGAAAAGTACGCTTTCCGCCACCCTGGCCGGACGTGATGACTATGAAGTCACCGGCGGGACGGTAGAATTCAACGGTAAGGATTTACTGGAACTGTCACCGGAAGACCGGGCCGGCGAAGGGATCTTTATGGCATTCCAGTATCCGGTGGAAATCCCCGGCGTCAGTAATCAGTTTTTCCTGCAAACGGCACTGAATGCGGTGCGCACCTACCGTGGTGAAGAGTCGCTGGACAGGTTTGACTTCCAGGATCTGATGGAAGAAAAAATTGCGTTGCTGAAGATGCCGGAAGATTTGCTCACGCGTTCGGTCAACGTTGGTTTCTCCGGCGGTGAGAAAAAGCGTAATGACATATTGCAAATGGCGGTGCTGGAGCCTCAGTTGTGCATTCTGGATGAGTCGGACTCCGGGCTGGATATCGATGCGCTGAAAATCGTCGCAGACGGCGTGAACTCACTACGCGACGGGCAACGTTCATTCATTATCGTCACCCATTATCAACGCATCCTGGACTATATCAAACCCGATTATGTTCACGTTCTCTACCAGGGGCGAATAGTGAAGTCCGGTGATTTTACGCTGGTCAAACAACTTGAGGAGCAAGGTTATGGCTGGCTTAGCGAACAGCAGTAA
- the sufD gene encoding Fe-S cluster assembly protein SufD, whose product MAGLANSSNVLQQWHHLFETQGETRSQHAQQHLQQMLRLGLPTRKHEDWKYTPLEGLTNSQFVSHVTEITSAQCEALAPAIDAIRLVFVDGQFSPTLSDRAEGSGFDITIDDARQMLPAAIQPEVFLHLTESLSRSVTHIQVKRNQRPAKPLLLLHITQGLAGDEVNTAHYRHHLELAEGAEATVIEHYVSLSELRHFTGARLTMNVAANAHLRHIKLAFENPQSHHFAHNDIQLGADATAASHSFLLGDAVLRHNTSTQLNGENTTLRLNSLAMPVKNEVCDTRTWLEHNKGYCNSRQLHKTIVSDKGRAVFNGLINVAQHAIKTDGQMTNNNLLLGKLAEVDTKPQLEIYADDVKCSHGATVGRIDDEQMFYLRSRGIGQQDAQQMILYAFAAELTEALGEETLKQQVLARIAQRLPGGVA is encoded by the coding sequence ATGGCTGGCTTAGCGAACAGCAGTAACGTGCTGCAACAGTGGCACCATCTGTTTGAAACGCAAGGTGAGACGCGCTCGCAACATGCCCAGCAGCATCTGCAGCAGATGCTGCGTCTGGGGCTGCCAACGCGTAAGCATGAGGACTGGAAATACACGCCGCTGGAGGGGTTAACCAATAGCCAGTTTGTCAGTCATGTCACTGAGATAACGTCAGCCCAGTGTGAAGCGTTAGCGCCGGCAATTGATGCCATACGACTGGTATTTGTCGACGGGCAATTCTCTCCAACGCTGAGCGACAGAGCGGAAGGTAGTGGTTTTGACATTACCATTGACGATGCGCGCCAGATGCTGCCAGCGGCTATCCAACCGGAAGTGTTTCTGCACCTGACCGAAAGCCTGTCGCGTAGCGTCACTCACATTCAGGTGAAGCGTAACCAGCGCCCAGCGAAACCGCTGCTGCTACTGCACATTACCCAGGGGCTGGCGGGCGATGAGGTGAACACGGCGCACTATCGCCACCATCTGGAGCTGGCGGAAGGCGCAGAAGCCACCGTTATTGAACACTATGTCAGCCTCAGCGAGCTTCGCCATTTCACTGGCGCACGTTTAACCATGAATGTCGCGGCGAATGCGCACTTGCGCCACATCAAACTGGCGTTTGAGAACCCACAGAGCCACCATTTCGCGCACAATGACATTCAATTGGGGGCGGATGCCACGGCCGCCAGCCACAGTTTTTTACTCGGTGATGCGGTGCTGCGTCATAACACCAGCACCCAGCTTAACGGCGAAAACACCACGCTTCGGCTCAACAGCCTGGCAATGCCGGTGAAAAATGAAGTCTGCGACACCCGCACCTGGCTTGAGCATAACAAAGGATATTGCAACAGCCGCCAGCTGCATAAAACGATCGTCAGCGATAAGGGGCGGGCGGTATTCAATGGCCTGATCAACGTCGCTCAGCACGCTATTAAAACTGATGGCCAGATGACCAACAATAATTTGCTGCTCGGTAAACTGGCGGAAGTGGATACCAAGCCGCAGCTTGAAATCTATGCCGACGACGTGAAATGCAGTCACGGGGCGACGGTAGGGCGGATCGACGACGAGCAGATGTTCTATTTGCGTTCGCGCGGGATCGGCCAGCAAGATGCCCAACAAATGATTCTCTATGCGTTTGCCGCTGAGCTAACGGAAGCCCTGGGCGAGGAAACGCTGAAACAACAGGTACTGGCACGGATCGCCCAACGCTTGCCGGGAGGCGTAGCATGA
- the sufB gene encoding Fe-S cluster assembly protein SufB, which yields MSRNTEATDDVNTWAGGHLNYKEGFFTQLQTDELAKGINEEVVRAISAKRNEPDWMLEFRLNAFRAWLTMEEPHWLKAHYDKLNYQEYSYYSAPSCGNCDETCASEPGAVQQTGANAFLSKEVEDAFEQLGVPVREGKEVAVDAIFDSVSVATTYRDKLAEQGIIFCSFGEAIHDHPELVKQYLGTVVPGNDNFFAALNAAVASDGTFIYVPKGVRCPMELSTYFRINAEKTGQFERTILVADEGSYVSYIEGCSAPVRDSYQLHAAVVEVIIHKDAEVKYSTVQNWFPGDGNTGGILNFVTKRALCEGENSKMSWTQSETGSAITWKYPSCILRGDNSIGEFYSVALTSGHQQADTGTKMIHIGKNTKSTIISKGISAGHSQNSYRGLVKIMPTATNARNYTQCDSMLIGADCGAHTFPYVECRNNSAQLEHEATTSRIGEDQLFYCLQRGISEEDAISMIVNGFCKDVFSELPLEFAVEAQKLLAISLEHSVG from the coding sequence ATGTCTCGTAATACTGAAGCAACTGACGATGTCAACACCTGGGCTGGCGGGCACCTTAATTACAAAGAGGGCTTCTTCACCCAACTGCAAACCGATGAGCTGGCGAAAGGGATCAACGAAGAGGTCGTGCGCGCGATTTCGGCAAAACGTAATGAACCCGACTGGATGCTGGAATTCCGCCTGAATGCCTTTCGGGCATGGCTGACGATGGAAGAGCCGCACTGGCTAAAAGCGCACTACGACAAGCTGAATTATCAGGAGTACAGCTATTATTCCGCACCGTCCTGCGGTAACTGCGATGAAACCTGCGCGTCTGAGCCGGGAGCGGTGCAGCAAACGGGGGCGAATGCGTTTTTAAGCAAAGAGGTTGAGGATGCCTTTGAACAGCTTGGCGTACCGGTCCGTGAAGGCAAAGAGGTGGCGGTTGATGCTATTTTTGACTCGGTATCGGTGGCGACCACCTATCGCGACAAACTGGCGGAACAGGGCATTATTTTCTGTTCGTTCGGTGAGGCGATTCACGATCATCCTGAGCTGGTAAAACAATATCTGGGCACCGTGGTTCCAGGTAATGACAACTTCTTTGCCGCGCTGAATGCAGCGGTGGCATCTGACGGCACGTTTATTTATGTACCGAAAGGCGTGCGTTGCCCCATGGAACTGTCGACCTATTTCCGTATCAATGCGGAAAAAACCGGGCAGTTTGAACGCACCATTCTGGTCGCGGATGAGGGCAGCTACGTCAGCTATATCGAGGGCTGTTCGGCTCCGGTGCGCGACAGCTACCAGCTGCATGCCGCGGTGGTAGAAGTCATCATCCACAAAGATGCCGAAGTGAAATACTCGACGGTGCAAAACTGGTTCCCCGGGGATGGTAACACCGGCGGCATTTTGAACTTCGTCACCAAGCGCGCTCTGTGCGAAGGTGAAAACAGCAAAATGTCGTGGACGCAGTCGGAAACCGGCTCGGCCATTACCTGGAAATACCCAAGCTGCATTTTGCGTGGCGACAACTCTATCGGCGAATTCTACTCCGTGGCCCTGACAAGTGGTCATCAGCAGGCCGATACAGGCACCAAGATGATCCACATCGGTAAAAACACCAAATCGACCATTATCTCGAAAGGGATCTCCGCCGGACACAGCCAGAACAGCTATCGCGGTTTAGTGAAAATCATGCCGACCGCCACCAACGCCCGCAACTATACCCAATGTGACTCGATGCTGATCGGGGCGGATTGCGGAGCGCACACATTCCCATATGTGGAGTGTCGTAACAACAGCGCCCAGCTCGAGCACGAAGCCACGACGTCGCGCATTGGCGAAGATCAGCTGTTTTACTGCCTGCAGCGCGGTATCAGCGAAGAGGATGCCATTTCGATGATCGTGAATGGTTTCTGTAAAGACGTGTTCTCTGAACTGCCGCTGGAATTTGCTGTGGAAGCGCAAAAACTTCTCGCCATAAGTCTTGAACACAGCGTCGGTTAA
- the sufA gene encoding Fe-S cluster assembly scaffold SufA — translation MELHSGTFNPDDFAWRGLTLTPAAAAHIRELVAKQPDMLGVRLGVKQTGCAGFGYVLDTVREAQKDDLLFETDGARLYVPLQAMPFIDGTEVDFVREGLNQLFKFHNPKAQNECGCGESFGV, via the coding sequence ATGGAATTGCATTCAGGAACATTTAACCCGGACGATTTTGCCTGGCGTGGACTGACGTTAACACCTGCGGCTGCGGCGCATATCCGTGAACTGGTGGCAAAGCAACCCGACATGTTGGGCGTGCGCCTGGGCGTGAAGCAAACGGGATGCGCGGGATTCGGCTACGTGCTGGATACCGTGCGCGAGGCCCAAAAAGACGATCTCCTGTTTGAAACGGATGGCGCCAGACTGTATGTGCCTTTACAGGCGATGCCGTTCATCGACGGCACAGAAGTCGATTTCGTTCGCGAAGGATTAAATCAGTTATTTAAATTTCATAACCCGAAAGCCCAGAACGAATGCGGCTGTGGCGAAAGTTTTGGGGTATAG